A section of the Humulus lupulus chromosome 2, drHumLupu1.1, whole genome shotgun sequence genome encodes:
- the LOC133819640 gene encoding uncharacterized protein LOC133819640, translated as MSTSHQLKENYDKSDKLSLHNGDEGSAARTRPLSFEDIMLRRKKKSLSEEVKEGVVEVEIISKEDIVKDASHSFESEGGYRFHKGSSPIAEIHVAEETTRISSRKKEKLASVNTKTEDYHLKGKDRGGCELENKLNAKPSNHTGKETKGSRNDKQIHGRREHDKQGRRNDKERHERRDHDNQGGRNDKEIHERRDHDKQGGRNDKEIHERRDHDKQGGRNDKETRERRDHDKQGGRNDKEIHERRDHDKQGGRKDKEIHERREHDKLGGRNDKEIHERREYDKQGGRNDKQIHNRKEHDRHGGRNDQQMHGRREQDKRLTDSTQKEAGKKHLRDSTGKESHSDPKRGKSERESKRKYQNGDDEKAKDRIGAKKLDTGKHYDTEISGRNKGKESSKSHYEDPKLRRGRSRSRDREDRNKRSKSPSLGAHKHASYNRVANKEDTSHHPKDRSEKQLYVDKSRLSSNGSSSHHRRHDDSTSGLGGYSPRKRLSETADKTPPPIHPSEKKSAKWDLPPAGAENMFSGLVPSNFQSSNSTVSTSVQELASAAAIASIPRELPYGIFATSLSNKRFATIDSIQLTQATRPMRRLYVENIPSSTSEKALVDWLNDLLLSSAVNHIQGTQPCISCIINQDKGQALVEFLTPEDASAALAFDGRSISGSILKIRRPKDFVDVATGDQEKSTAAVDTITDVVKDSPNKIFIGGISKVLTSKMLMEIVSVFGSLKAYHFEVNDNLDESCAFLEYVDQSVTLKACAGLNGMKLGGKVLTVVQALHSGASLEYTGSSSLYEIPELAKPLLKQPTQVLKLKSVFNVEDFSTLSEPLVEEVIEDVRLECARFGSVKSVNAIRQGSSQTIRTETSELHSNAQAAGVEENSECEDKRTEAENLVEHVDDKLSGNDAVEFESDTKEHKEDGVTKDSSDDNKDIGSDDNRPDNILHEEPPQTSQLQSDTPVEHHDDKIVSTVPMDAEDSENKLNPEDGSSMGDADSRKLGNSAELDGSMKAESDASEKEDVVKEQDFDLGSIFEVGSVIVEFGRTEAACMVAHCLHGRMFDDRIVSVEYVSIDHYKARFQK; from the exons ATGAGCACATCACATCAACTAAAAGAAAACTATGACAAAAGCGATAAGCTCTCATTGCATAATGGAGATGAAGGAAGTGCTGCTCGAACAAGGCCTTTGAGCTTTGAAGATATTATGcttaggaggaagaagaagagcttATCTGAAGAAGTCAAAGAGGGAGTTGTTGAAGTAGAAATTATTTCAAAGGAAGATATTGTTAAGGATGCATCTCATAGTTTTGAATCTGAAGGGGGTTACAGATTTCACAAAGGCTCTTCGCCCATTGCCGAAATTCATGTTGCAGAGGAAACAACGAGGATAAGTTCCAGAAAGAAAGAGAAGTTGGCTTCTGTCAATACTAAAACTGAAGACTACCATTTGAAAGGGAAAGATAGAGGAGGCTGTGAATTGGAAAACAAATTGAATGCAAAGCCAAGTAATCATACGGGCAAGGAAACTAAAGGAAGCAGAAATGACAAACAAATACATGGAAGGAGAGAACATGACAAGCAAGGACGCAGAAATGACAAAGAAAGACATGAAAGGAGAGATCATGATAATCAAGGAGGCAGAAATGACAAAGAAATACATGAAAGGAGAGATCATGACAAGCAAGGAGGCAGAAATGACAAAGAAATACATGAGAGGAGAGATCATGACAAACAAGGAGGCAGAAATGACAAAGAAACACGTGAAAGGAGAGATCATGACAAGCAAGGAGGCCGAAATGACAAAGAAATACATGAAAGGAGAGATCATGACAAGCAAGGAGGCAGAAAGGACAAAGAAATACATGAAAGGAGAGAACATGACAAGCTAGGAGGCAGAAATGACAAAGAAATACATGAAAGGAGAGAATATGATAAGCAAGGAGGCAGAAATGACAAACAAATACATAATAGGAAGGAACATGACAGGCATGGAGGAAGAAATGACCAACAAATGCATGGTAGGAGAGAACAGGACAAGCGTTTGACTGATAGCACACAAAAGGAAGCTGGAAAGAAGCATTTGAGGGACTCAACAGGGAAGGAGAGCCATTCTGACCCGAAAAGAGGGAAATCCGAAAGAGAAAGCAAGAGAAAATATCAAAATGGAGATGATGAGAAAGCTAAAGACAGGATTGGTGCAAAGAAACTTGATACAGGAAAGCATTATGACACAGAAATTTCAGGGAGAAACAAGGGAAAAGAGTCATCAAAATCACATTATGAAGATCCAAAGCTGAGAAGGGGAAGGTCTAGAAGCAGAGATCGCGAGGATAGAAATAAAAGGTCCAAATCTCCCTCTCTGGGGGCTCACAAACATGCTTCTTATAATAGGGTGGCTAATAAAGAGGATACTTCCCATCATCCTAAGGATAGGTCTGAAAAACAACTTTATGTTGACAAGAGTAGATTATCAAGTAATGGCTCGAGTAGTCACCATCGACGACATGATGACTCCACAAGTGGGCTTGGTGGTTATTCACCGAGGAAGAGGTTAAGTGAGACTGCTGATAAGACTCCTCCACCTATTCATCCATCTGAGAAGAAAAGTGCCAAGTGGGATCTACCACCTGCAGGAGCTGAGAACATGTTTTCTGGTTTAGTTCCTTCTAATTTTCAGTCATCAAACAGTACTGTGTCCACAAGTGTGCAAGAGTTGGCTAGTGCTGCTGCTATTGCTTCAATTCCTAGAGAGTTGCCTTATGGAATTTTTGCTACTTCTTTATCCAATAAAAGATTTGCCACCATTGACTCCATCCAATTAACGCAAGCTACACGTCCTATGAGGAGGCTTTATGTAGAAAATATACCTTCTTCAACGTCTGAGAAAGCTTTGGTGGATTGGCTTAATGATCTTTTGCTATCGTCAGCTGTTAATCATATCCAAGGGACCCAACCGTGTATTAGCTGTATT ATTAACCAAGACAAGGGCCAAGCTCTTGTGGAATTTCTTACACCTGAAGATGCTTCAGCTGCTCTTGCTTTTGATGGAAGGTCCATTTCTGGTTCTATTTTGAAAATTAGACGCCCTAAGGACTTTGTTGACGTGGCA ACTGGCGATCAGGAGAAGTCAACAGCAGCAGTTGATACAATTACTGATGTTGTGAAGGATTCACCAAACAAG ATCTTCATTGGTGGAATTTCAAAGGTTCTTACGTCAAAAATG CTCATGGAGATCGTTAGTGTGTTTGGATCTTTAAAGGCATACCATTTTGAGGTCAATGACAATCTGGACGAATCATGTGCATTTTTGGAG TATGTAGATCAATCAGTTACTTTAAAAGCCTGTGCTGGCCTGAATGGTATGAAATTGGGAGGGAAAGTATTGACTGTTGTTCAGGCACTTCACAGTGGAGCATCCTTG GAATATACTGGTAGTTCGTCGTTGTATGAGATTCCAGAACTTGCAAAGCCACTTTTGAAACAACCTACACAAGTCCTAAAGCTTAAAAGTGTG TTCAACGTAGAGGATTTCTCCACACTCTCAGAACCATTAGTTGAAGAAGTGATTGAAGATGTTCGATTGGAGTGCGCAAG GTTTGGCAGTGTCAAATCTGTTAATGCTATCAGGCAAGGCAGTAGTCAGACCATCAGAACAGAAACATCTGAACTTCATAGCAATGCACAAGCTGCAGGAGTTGAAGAAAATTCAGAGTGTGAGGATAAAAGAACAGAAGCAGAAAATTTGGTGGAGCATGTGGATGATAAGCTCAGTGGAAATGATGCAGTAGAGTTTGAAAGTGATACCAAAGAACACAAGGAAGATGGAGTTACAAAAGATAGCAGCGATGATAACAAGGATATTGGTAGTGATGATAATAGACCAGATAACATTTTACATGAAGAACCACCTCAAACAAGTCAGCTTCAGAGTGATACGCCAGTGGAACATCACGATGACAAGATTGTTAGCACTGTTCCGATGGATGCTGAAGACTCAGAAAACAAATTGAATCCCGAGGATGGCTCAAGTATGGGAGATGCTGATAGTAGGAAACTAGGAAATTCTGCTGAATTGGATGGTAGTATGAAAGCAGAATCAGATGCCTCAGAGAAGGAGGATGTTGTCAAGGAACAAGATTTTGATCTTGGAAGCATATTTGAGGTGGGTAGTGTAATTGTCGAATTCGGAAGAACAGAGGCTGCTTGCATGGTGGCACACTGTTTGCATGGGCGGATGTTTGATGACCGTATTGTATCGGTGGAGTATGTTTCTATTGATCATTACAAGGCAAGGTTTCAAAAGTAA